One Robbsia sp. KACC 23696 DNA segment encodes these proteins:
- a CDS encoding nitrite reductase (NAD(P)H) small subunit family protein, giving the protein MTETAPLPSALQSPDLAGLHIDATWQRVCRLDDIVPDTGVCALLGQAQVAVFRVTVPEGALALGSQEAVIGTSTSGSQEALFAIGNVDPHSGAAVLSRGVTGSLGARIVVASPLYKQHFDLRTGECIESPAHAVRAYRVALKDGAVWLAA; this is encoded by the coding sequence ATGACTGAAACAGCGCCGCTCCCGAGCGCACTGCAATCCCCCGATCTGGCCGGACTGCATATCGATGCGACCTGGCAGCGCGTGTGCCGCCTCGACGACATCGTGCCCGACACGGGCGTATGCGCCTTGCTCGGCCAGGCGCAGGTTGCCGTATTCCGCGTGACCGTGCCGGAGGGCGCGTTGGCCCTCGGTTCACAAGAAGCGGTAATCGGCACGTCGACATCGGGCAGCCAGGAAGCGCTGTTTGCGATCGGCAACGTCGACCCGCACTCCGGCGCCGCGGTGCTGTCGCGCGGCGTGACAGGCAGCCTGGGTGCGCGGATCGTCGTCGCCTCGCCGCTGTACAAGCAACATTTCGATCTCCGCACGGGCGAGTGTATCGAGTCGCCCGCGCATGCGGTGCGCGCCTATCGCGTTGCGCTGAAAGACGGTGCGGTCTGGCTGGCTGCTTGA
- the nirB gene encoding nitrite reductase large subunit NirB yields the protein MRIIVIGNGMVGHKFVEALMAAEHQGPRAKGPLQVTVLGEESRAAYDRVQLSSFFTGTTADGLSLVAPGYYDADHPTGTTSLRLNARVARVDAASHTVYLVDGTALPYDKLVLATGSYPFVPPIPGKDAGDCFVYRTIDDLEAMQACGARSRVGVVIGGGLLGLECAKALRDMGLQTHVVEFAPRLMAAQLDEAGARMLRSKIEALGVTVHTGKQTQSIDALDVSDGMDATSGGGDGTPRRRMMFADGSALDTDMIVFSAGIRPRDELGRQAGLKMGARGGVAIDDQCRTSDADIYAVGECAAWQDRVYGLVAPGYQMARVAAAHLHALAAEVDDASHLDATQMMAFTGADMSTKLKLLGVDVASIGDAQAATPGARSYQYSDERREVYKKIVVSACGRFLEGAILVGDTAEYGTLLQMMLNRIALPEAPEWLILPTADGAPAVAGIGVDALPDSAQVCSCNDVSKGAICAAVRAGATSIGAVKSACKAGTTCGGCVPLTTQVMKAEMKRLGLEVNNHLCEHFPFSRQQLYHIVRVEGIRTFSTLLARHGKGLGCDICKPTAASIFASCWNDFVLQRDHAPLQDSNDYYLANIQRDGTYSVVPRMAGGEVTPDGLIAVGQVAKRYGLYTKITGGQRVDLFGARVEQLPLIWEELIAAGFESGHAYGKSLRTVKSCVGSTWCRFGVGDSVGLAIELENRYKGLRAPHKIKFGVSGCTRECAEAQGKDIGVIATERGWNLYVCGNGGMKPRHAELLASDLDKETLIRYIDRVLMFYVKTGDRLQRTSVWRDNLEGGLPYLVDVVVNDSLGIGAELEAQMAHVVDTYECEWRKAVTDPETRKRFRHFVNSDAADDRVLFVEERGQIRPANEAERAAHPTAVQDEEPSDNALVGDGM from the coding sequence ATGAGGATCATCGTCATCGGGAATGGCATGGTTGGCCACAAGTTCGTCGAAGCCTTGATGGCCGCCGAGCATCAGGGCCCGCGTGCAAAGGGACCGCTGCAGGTCACCGTGCTCGGCGAGGAGTCGCGTGCCGCCTACGATCGCGTGCAACTGTCGTCCTTCTTCACCGGTACGACGGCCGACGGCTTGTCGCTGGTGGCGCCGGGCTATTACGATGCCGATCATCCTACCGGTACGACGTCGCTGCGCTTGAACGCCCGCGTTGCGCGTGTCGATGCCGCGTCGCATACGGTGTACCTCGTCGACGGCACGGCGCTTCCCTACGACAAGCTGGTCCTGGCGACGGGCTCCTACCCCTTCGTGCCGCCGATCCCGGGCAAGGACGCCGGCGATTGCTTCGTTTACCGAACGATCGACGACCTCGAAGCGATGCAGGCTTGCGGGGCGCGCTCCCGCGTGGGCGTCGTAATCGGCGGGGGGCTCCTCGGTCTGGAGTGCGCGAAAGCGTTGCGTGACATGGGGCTGCAGACGCATGTCGTGGAATTCGCGCCGCGCTTGATGGCGGCGCAACTCGACGAGGCCGGTGCACGGATGCTGCGCAGCAAGATCGAAGCGCTGGGCGTGACCGTGCATACCGGCAAGCAAACGCAATCGATCGATGCGCTAGACGTATCGGACGGGATGGATGCGACGTCCGGCGGTGGCGATGGCACGCCGCGTCGGCGCATGATGTTCGCCGATGGCAGCGCGCTCGATACGGACATGATCGTGTTCTCCGCGGGCATTCGTCCGCGCGACGAACTCGGCCGTCAGGCCGGCTTGAAAATGGGTGCGCGCGGCGGCGTGGCGATCGATGACCAATGTCGTACCAGCGATGCGGATATCTATGCCGTCGGCGAGTGCGCGGCATGGCAGGACCGCGTCTATGGCCTCGTCGCACCGGGCTATCAAATGGCCCGTGTCGCGGCGGCGCATCTGCACGCGCTGGCCGCCGAGGTCGACGACGCCTCCCATCTGGATGCCACGCAGATGATGGCATTCACCGGTGCCGACATGAGCACGAAGTTGAAGTTGCTCGGTGTCGATGTCGCGAGCATCGGCGACGCCCAGGCGGCGACGCCGGGCGCGCGCAGTTATCAATATAGCGACGAGCGTCGCGAGGTGTACAAGAAGATCGTCGTCTCGGCATGCGGACGCTTTCTGGAAGGGGCCATTCTCGTCGGCGACACCGCCGAATACGGCACCTTGCTGCAGATGATGTTGAATCGGATCGCACTGCCGGAGGCCCCGGAATGGCTGATTCTGCCGACCGCCGACGGTGCGCCCGCAGTGGCCGGCATCGGCGTGGATGCCTTGCCCGACAGCGCGCAGGTGTGTTCGTGTAACGACGTATCGAAGGGCGCGATCTGCGCCGCCGTGCGCGCTGGCGCGACGTCGATCGGCGCGGTGAAATCGGCGTGCAAAGCCGGGACGACCTGCGGCGGCTGCGTGCCGCTGACGACGCAGGTGATGAAAGCCGAAATGAAGCGGCTCGGCCTGGAAGTGAACAATCATCTCTGCGAGCATTTTCCGTTCTCGCGGCAGCAGCTGTATCACATCGTCCGCGTGGAAGGGATTCGTACCTTCAGTACGCTGCTGGCGCGGCACGGCAAGGGCCTTGGCTGCGATATCTGCAAGCCGACGGCGGCAAGCATCTTTGCCTCCTGCTGGAACGACTTCGTGCTGCAACGCGACCATGCGCCGCTGCAGGACTCCAACGATTACTACCTTGCCAACATCCAGCGCGACGGCACGTATTCGGTCGTGCCGCGGATGGCGGGCGGCGAAGTCACGCCCGATGGCTTGATCGCGGTGGGGCAGGTGGCCAAGCGTTATGGCCTCTATACGAAGATCACCGGGGGGCAGCGGGTCGATCTCTTCGGCGCGCGCGTCGAACAGTTGCCGTTGATCTGGGAGGAGTTGATCGCTGCCGGATTCGAATCCGGTCATGCCTACGGCAAGTCGTTGCGGACGGTGAAGTCCTGCGTTGGGTCGACATGGTGCCGTTTCGGCGTGGGCGATTCGGTCGGTCTCGCGATCGAGTTGGAGAATCGCTACAAGGGACTGCGCGCGCCGCACAAGATCAAGTTCGGCGTTTCGGGCTGCACGCGGGAGTGCGCCGAGGCGCAGGGCAAGGATATCGGCGTGATCGCCACCGAGCGTGGCTGGAATCTCTATGTCTGCGGCAATGGCGGCATGAAGCCGCGCCACGCGGAACTGCTCGCATCCGATCTCGATAAAGAGACCTTGATCCGCTATATCGATCGCGTGTTGATGTTCTATGTGAAAACCGGCGACCGCTTGCAACGCACCAGTGTCTGGCGCGACAACCTCGAAGGCGGATTGCCTTATCTGGTCGACGTGGTCGTCAACGATTCGCTGGGCATCGGTGCGGAGCTGGAAGCGCAGATGGCGCACGTCGTCGATACCTACGAATGCGAATGGCGCAAGGCCGTCACGGATCCGGAGACGCGCAAGCGCTTCCGGCACTTCGTCAACAGCGATGCCGCGGACGACCGGGTGCTGTTCGTCGAGGAGCGCGGTCAGATTCGTCCCGCCAACGAGGCGGAGCGGGCGGCCCATCCGACGGCCGTGCAGGACGAGGAACCAAGCGATAACGCCTTGGTGGGCGACGGAATGTGA
- the cobA gene encoding uroporphyrinogen-III C-methyltransferase: protein MKSDSLYALPAPTAFEATQHEGGERKAGRVTLLGTGPGEIDLLTIRAARVLASADVLLLDDLANPDIVTLAPQARVIRVGKRGGCRSTPQAFIERLMCRYARRGCHVVRAKGGDALLFGRAGEEIHTLRGANIAVDIVNGISSGFAAAAGLGISLTHRAHCDGVTFVTAHKQDHDEPDWRALAASNTTLAIYMGMHRIHRICATLAEHLPATTPAAVVEWAGTTRERRCIGQLDDIAERAGSAGLQSPAVILVGRAIGMADTFSHQAAENRHVGSALRADAA, encoded by the coding sequence ATGAAGAGTGATTCCCTTTACGCCCTTCCCGCGCCTACCGCGTTCGAAGCGACGCAGCATGAGGGCGGCGAACGCAAGGCCGGCCGCGTCACGTTGCTAGGCACGGGACCCGGCGAGATCGACCTGCTGACGATACGTGCGGCGCGCGTCCTGGCCAGCGCCGACGTGCTCCTGCTCGACGACCTGGCCAATCCGGACATCGTCACGCTCGCGCCTCAAGCCCGCGTGATTCGGGTGGGCAAACGCGGCGGCTGTCGATCAACACCGCAGGCTTTCATCGAGCGTCTGATGTGCCGTTATGCGCGCCGGGGCTGTCACGTCGTACGCGCCAAAGGGGGCGATGCGCTGCTGTTCGGTCGGGCGGGAGAAGAAATCCACACGTTGCGCGGCGCGAACATCGCCGTCGATATCGTCAATGGCATTTCGTCGGGCTTTGCGGCAGCGGCCGGCCTCGGTATCTCACTGACGCATCGCGCGCATTGCGACGGCGTGACCTTTGTCACCGCCCACAAACAGGATCACGACGAACCCGACTGGCGCGCACTGGCTGCCAGTAACACGACGCTCGCCATCTATATGGGGATGCACCGCATTCACCGCATTTGCGCCACGCTGGCCGAACATCTGCCGGCGACGACACCCGCCGCGGTCGTCGAGTGGGCAGGTACGACGCGCGAGCGACGCTGTATCGGGCAGTTGGACGACATCGCCGAGCGAGCCGGCTCAGCGGGTTTGCAGAGCCCCGCCGTCATTCTGGTGGGTCGCGCGATCGGCATGGCGGACACGTTTTCGCACCAAGCGGCCGAGAACCGCCACGTCGGCAGCGCGCTCCGTGCCGACGCCGCTTGA
- a CDS encoding SLC13 family permease codes for MLTLIGILIILTVVGTLLSGKSAPLIGLILGPLIGAIAAGFSLVEIADFYSKGVAKVAPVATMFIFAILFFGILQQAGLFTPLVNGLLRLTRGNVIAVCVGTAALGLAAHLDGAGATTFLLTVPALLPLYKRLRLSPYLMLMLIALGAGLMNMTPWAGPLGRSSAVTGLDATTLWHPLIPLQAIGAVLLLALAALLGWREQRRLAREAVCIDTTAAGDDETPTPSGALLSSMHGATSETAGPRKGATAAPRSAPSLSKGVEDVPRWRFFANAALGLMVFGALVSGLFPSALTFMIGVALALLLNHRTQAAQLECIKQHAPNAMVMASIILSAGAFLGVLDGSGMLRALAQTIVDWLPNAVVPRLHLVLGLVGLPMELLLSTDAYYFALLPIVSEIVAPHGVSAASTVYALGIGNIAGTFISPFSPALWLGLGLAGLDIGRYIRFALPTMWAFSLVLLAVAIGLGVIPI; via the coding sequence ATGCTGACTTTGATTGGAATCCTGATTATCCTGACCGTTGTCGGGACATTGCTGTCAGGCAAGAGCGCGCCGCTGATCGGCCTCATCCTGGGACCCTTGATTGGCGCGATCGCGGCCGGATTTTCCCTAGTGGAGATCGCGGACTTCTACAGCAAGGGCGTGGCAAAGGTGGCGCCGGTCGCGACGATGTTCATCTTCGCCATTTTGTTTTTCGGCATCCTGCAGCAAGCAGGTTTGTTCACGCCCTTGGTTAACGGCTTATTGCGCCTGACCCGTGGCAACGTCATCGCAGTCTGCGTGGGCACTGCGGCATTGGGTCTTGCCGCGCACCTCGATGGCGCGGGCGCCACGACCTTCCTGCTGACCGTCCCGGCCTTGCTGCCCTTGTACAAACGGCTGCGACTGAGCCCCTACCTGATGCTGATGCTGATCGCGCTCGGCGCCGGACTGATGAATATGACACCGTGGGCGGGCCCGCTCGGTCGCTCCTCGGCGGTGACCGGACTGGATGCCACCACCTTGTGGCATCCGCTGATCCCGCTCCAGGCCATCGGCGCCGTCTTGCTCTTGGCGTTGGCAGCCTTGCTAGGATGGCGGGAACAACGCCGACTTGCGCGCGAAGCAGTCTGTATCGACACAACGGCGGCAGGCGACGATGAGACCCCGACTCCGTCGGGCGCCCTCCTCTCGTCGATGCATGGCGCAACGTCAGAAACGGCAGGACCGCGGAAGGGTGCGACCGCTGCGCCGCGCAGTGCCCCATCGCTGAGCAAGGGCGTCGAAGACGTGCCACGGTGGCGCTTCTTTGCGAATGCCGCCTTGGGTCTGATGGTCTTTGGCGCTTTGGTCAGCGGCCTGTTTCCGTCGGCCCTGACCTTTATGATCGGCGTCGCGCTTGCGCTGCTGTTGAACCATCGCACGCAGGCGGCGCAATTGGAGTGCATCAAGCAGCACGCGCCCAATGCCATGGTCATGGCGTCGATCATTTTATCGGCGGGTGCTTTCCTGGGCGTTCTGGACGGCAGCGGCATGCTTCGGGCCTTGGCCCAGACGATCGTCGATTGGCTGCCGAATGCGGTGGTGCCGCGATTGCACCTGGTGTTGGGCCTGGTCGGTCTGCCCATGGAATTGCTGCTATCGACCGATGCCTATTATTTCGCCTTGCTGCCGATCGTCAGCGAGATCGTCGCGCCTCATGGGGTATCGGCAGCCAGCACCGTGTATGCGCTCGGCATCGGCAATATCGCCGGCACCTTCATCAGCCCGTTCTCGCCGGCATTGTGGCTCGGCCTGGGGCTCGCCGGGCTCGATATCGGCCGGTATATCCGCTTTGCGCTACCCACGATGTGGGCGTTTTCCTTGGTGCTGCTGGCGGTGGCGATTGGCTTGGGCGTGATTCCGATTTGA
- a CDS encoding DNA-deoxyinosine glycosylase, giving the protein MTSSSLLQSFPAVCDANTRVMIFGSLPGVRSLAAAQYYAHPRNLFWDLLGEVIGTPLRSLTYDERLTTVLAHGVGLWDVIAEARRDGSLDSAIRNHMGNDLRTLLASLPKLQTIGFNGGTAAKIGEKALGDLARRYRIVRLPSSSPAYASMPYEAKLAVWQSLRG; this is encoded by the coding sequence ATGACGTCGTCTTCTCTGCTACAAAGTTTCCCCGCCGTCTGTGACGCCAACACGCGCGTCATGATTTTCGGCAGTCTTCCCGGCGTGCGGTCCTTGGCGGCGGCGCAGTATTACGCGCATCCACGGAATCTTTTTTGGGATCTGCTGGGGGAGGTGATCGGTACGCCGCTGCGATCCTTGACGTACGACGAACGCTTGACGACCGTGCTGGCCCACGGCGTCGGACTGTGGGATGTGATTGCCGAAGCGCGGCGGGACGGGAGTCTCGATAGCGCGATCCGGAATCATATGGGCAACGATCTGCGGACCTTGCTGGCAAGCCTGCCCAAGCTTCAGACGATTGGCTTCAATGGCGGCACCGCTGCCAAGATAGGCGAAAAGGCGCTGGGCGATCTGGCACGGCGGTATCGGATCGTGCGCTTGCCGTCCAGCAGCCCTGCCTACGCGTCGATGCCGTATGAAGCGAAGCTGGCGGTGTGGCAGTCGCTGCGCGGCTAG
- a CDS encoding chorismate lyase, which yields MPETGSLQSVPSAASALSVARRRTRLATRRLPTQAGARAGRMRDADLVPAHGMGRWRVSPAATVPHDRRGWLMAGGALTLHLARLAGRPDAVERAGTSAYPVTVRVIKERRERPWPDEAPLLGAKARSVAWVREVELSVEGVPCVVAHSVTGLVHSRGTWRAMRTLRTRPLAILLYRDPTVRRSMLTSRGVGRTDARRADPLARLYARQQARVSADARPLSAAERDAQSPRSSRSPCSLIARRSVFERHGAPLIITECFLPAFWQLLDRAAAR from the coding sequence GTGCCTGAAACAGGATCGTTGCAGTCCGTGCCGAGCGCAGCGAGTGCGCTTTCGGTGGCGCGGCGGCGGACGCGGCTGGCCACGCGTCGCTTGCCGACGCAGGCGGGTGCGCGAGCGGGGCGCATGCGCGATGCCGATCTGGTGCCGGCGCATGGCATGGGGCGCTGGCGGGTATCGCCCGCCGCAACCGTGCCGCACGATCGGCGCGGTTGGTTGATGGCGGGCGGTGCGCTGACCTTGCACCTTGCGCGTTTGGCGGGGCGTCCTGACGCAGTGGAGCGCGCGGGTACGTCGGCGTATCCAGTGACGGTGCGGGTCATCAAGGAGCGGCGCGAACGCCCTTGGCCTGACGAGGCGCCGTTACTGGGTGCAAAGGCGCGGAGTGTCGCCTGGGTGCGCGAGGTCGAGTTATCGGTCGAAGGCGTTCCCTGTGTGGTGGCGCACAGCGTGACGGGATTGGTGCACAGCCGTGGTACATGGCGAGCGATGCGGACTTTAAGGACGCGTCCGCTCGCCATTTTGCTTTATCGGGATCCAACCGTGCGACGGTCGATGTTGACGTCGCGTGGGGTCGGGCGTACCGATGCGCGCCGCGCGGACCCGCTGGCGCGACTCTATGCGCGACAGCAGGCGCGAGTTTCCGCCGACGCGCGTCCGCTGTCCGCGGCGGAGCGCGACGCGCAGTCGCCGCGTTCGTCACGTTCGCCGTGTTCGCTTATTGCCCGCCGTTCGGTCTTCGAACGGCATGGTGCGCCGCTCATCATCACAGAGTGTTTTCTGCCGGCATTCTGGCAACTGCTGGATCGCGCCGCCGCGCGGTGA
- the htpG gene encoding molecular chaperone HtpG gives MTQQTMSFQAETKQLLQLMIHSLYSNKEIFLRELISNASDAADKLRFEGIADASLYENDPELKIRVTHDAEARTISIEDNGIGMSRDDAIAHLGTIAKSGTKEFFSKLSGDQQKDAALIGQFGVGFYSGFIVADKMTVESRRAGAPAAEGVRWESAGDGEFTVDNIDKTSRGTKITLHLRADEDELLSSWKLKSIIQKYSDHIALPILMQKEEWDAEASKMVVQEEFETVNQASALWTRSKNDIDDEQYKSFYKHLTHAQEDPLAWTHNRVEGRSEYTQLLYVPAKAPFDMWDRNQRGGLKLYVKRVFIMDDAEQLLPSYLRFIRGVVDSSDLPLNVSREILQESRDVKAIREGVSKRALQMLEDLAENHVEKYKTFWSEFGQVLKEGAGEDFGNKDRIAKLLRFASTNGDTDEQNVSLADYVSRMKDTQTKIYYVNADSWRAARNSPHLEVFRKKGIEVLLLSDRVDEWMLSFLNEFDGKPLSSVARGDLDLTPDDEEKAAQEKVGDTMQPLVEKAKELLKDKAKDVRLTFRLTDSPSCLVADDGAMSGYLQRMLKQAGQQAPDAQPILELNPDHPLVKQLQADSPQIDDWVHLLFDQALLAEGGSLEDPAAYVRRANALLLGAAGRA, from the coding sequence ATGACGCAACAAACAATGAGTTTTCAGGCAGAAACGAAGCAGCTTCTGCAGTTGATGATCCATTCGCTGTACAGCAACAAGGAAATCTTCCTGCGGGAATTGATCTCCAATGCATCGGACGCGGCCGACAAGCTGCGCTTCGAGGGGATCGCCGATGCCTCGCTGTACGAGAACGACCCGGAACTGAAAATTCGCGTCACGCACGACGCCGAAGCTCGCACGATTTCGATCGAGGACAACGGCATCGGCATGAGCCGTGACGACGCGATTGCGCATCTCGGCACCATCGCCAAATCCGGTACGAAGGAATTCTTCTCGAAGTTGTCCGGCGATCAGCAGAAGGATGCGGCGCTGATCGGTCAGTTCGGCGTGGGCTTCTATTCGGGCTTCATCGTCGCCGACAAGATGACGGTGGAATCGCGCCGCGCCGGTGCCCCGGCAGCGGAAGGCGTGCGTTGGGAAAGCGCCGGTGACGGCGAATTCACCGTCGACAATATCGACAAGACGTCGCGCGGCACGAAGATCACCTTGCATCTGCGCGCCGACGAAGACGAACTGCTGTCGTCGTGGAAGCTGAAGTCGATCATCCAGAAATACTCGGATCACATCGCGCTGCCCATCCTGATGCAAAAGGAAGAGTGGGATGCCGAGGCGAGCAAGATGGTCGTCCAGGAAGAATTCGAGACGGTGAACCAGGCCAGCGCGCTGTGGACCCGGTCGAAGAACGACATCGACGACGAACAGTACAAGAGCTTCTACAAGCATCTGACGCACGCGCAGGAAGATCCGTTGGCGTGGACGCATAACCGTGTCGAGGGCCGCAGCGAGTACACGCAGCTGCTATACGTGCCGGCCAAGGCGCCGTTCGATATGTGGGACCGCAATCAGCGCGGCGGTTTGAAGCTGTATGTGAAGCGCGTCTTCATCATGGACGATGCCGAACAGTTGTTGCCGTCCTACCTGCGCTTTATCCGCGGCGTGGTGGACTCGAGCGATCTGCCGTTGAACGTGTCGCGTGAAATCCTGCAGGAAAGCCGGGATGTGAAGGCGATCCGCGAAGGTGTGTCGAAGCGTGCGTTGCAGATGCTGGAAGATCTGGCCGAGAACCATGTCGAGAAGTACAAGACGTTCTGGAGCGAATTCGGTCAGGTGCTGAAGGAAGGCGCGGGCGAAGACTTCGGCAACAAGGATCGGATCGCGAAGTTGTTGCGTTTCGCCAGCACGAACGGCGATACCGACGAGCAGAACGTGTCGCTGGCCGACTACGTGTCGCGGATGAAGGATACGCAAACCAAGATCTATTACGTCAATGCCGATAGCTGGCGCGCGGCGCGTAACAGTCCGCATCTGGAAGTGTTCCGCAAGAAGGGCATCGAAGTGCTGCTGCTGTCGGATCGCGTCGACGAGTGGATGTTGTCGTTCCTGAACGAGTTCGATGGCAAGCCGCTGAGCAGCGTGGCGCGCGGCGATCTCGACTTGACGCCGGACGATGAAGAAAAGGCCGCTCAGGAAAAGGTGGGCGACACGATGCAGCCGCTGGTCGAGAAGGCAAAGGAATTGTTGAAGGACAAGGCGAAGGACGTGCGCTTGACCTTCCGCCTGACCGATTCGCCTTCCTGCCTGGTGGCCGACGATGGTGCGATGAGCGGCTATCTGCAACGGATGTTGAAGCAAGCCGGCCAGCAGGCACCGGATGCGCAGCCGATCCTGGAACTGAATCCGGACCATCCCTTGGTCAAGCAGTTGCAAGCCGATTCGCCGCAGATCGACGACTGGGTGCATCTGTTGTTCGACCAGGCGCTGCTGGCGGAAGGCGGTAGCCTGGAAGATCCGGCGGCGTATGTGCGTCGCGCCAATGCGCTGCTGCTGGGTGCGGCCGGGCGTGCCTGA
- a CDS encoding PLP-dependent aminotransferase family protein — translation MSSEHTSSGTPSGYETATAAASHWPLSQRARKLTSSAIREILKVTERPEIISFAGGLPAPATFPVEAMRAAAERVLTDDAVGALQYSPTEGYRPLREWVAAHHSGNGVTIRPEQVLITTGSQQALDLMGKVMLDPGSRALVETPSYLGALQSFAMFEPTFVSVPSDDDGLQPDALTPALTEGARLLYTQPNFQNPTARRLPLERRLALAEFAKGAGFPVIEDDPYGELYYRGEPLPTLLSMAPNHIVHFGTFSKVLAPGLRVGYVIAPEPLLMKLVQAKQAADLHTPILTQRIVYEAVKNDLLSRHLPDVRALYRAQCDAMLTALEREMPEGVRWNAPAGGMFVWLTLPEAIDATALLQAAIVEHVAFVPGEPFYADGRAAPLASRSMRLCFSTVPPARIDEGIAILGRLIAAWPKDPAAQPVL, via the coding sequence ATGTCATCGGAACACACGTCCTCCGGCACGCCGTCCGGATATGAGACTGCCACGGCAGCCGCCAGCCACTGGCCCTTGTCGCAACGCGCACGCAAGCTGACCAGCTCGGCCATCCGGGAAATCCTGAAAGTCACCGAGCGTCCCGAGATCATCTCGTTCGCCGGTGGCCTGCCGGCCCCGGCGACGTTTCCGGTAGAGGCGATGCGTGCGGCGGCCGAGCGTGTACTGACCGACGATGCGGTAGGCGCACTGCAATACTCGCCGACCGAGGGCTATCGTCCGTTGCGCGAGTGGGTGGCGGCGCACCATTCCGGCAACGGGGTGACGATTCGCCCCGAGCAGGTACTGATCACCACCGGCTCGCAGCAGGCGCTCGATCTGATGGGCAAGGTCATGCTCGATCCAGGCAGCCGCGCCTTGGTCGAAACGCCGTCCTATCTGGGTGCCTTGCAGTCGTTCGCGATGTTCGAGCCGACCTTCGTGTCGGTGCCGTCCGATGACGACGGGCTGCAGCCCGACGCCTTGACGCCCGCGCTGACCGAGGGTGCGCGGCTTCTCTACACGCAGCCGAATTTTCAGAATCCGACGGCCCGACGTCTGCCGCTGGAGCGCCGCCTCGCCCTGGCCGAGTTTGCAAAAGGGGCCGGCTTCCCGGTGATCGAAGACGATCCGTATGGCGAGCTGTATTACCGCGGCGAGCCCTTGCCGACGTTGTTGTCGATGGCGCCGAACCACATTGTCCATTTCGGCACCTTCTCGAAAGTCCTGGCGCCGGGATTGCGCGTGGGGTATGTGATCGCGCCCGAACCGCTGCTGATGAAGCTTGTTCAGGCCAAGCAGGCAGCGGATCTGCATACGCCGATCTTGACGCAACGCATCGTCTACGAAGCGGTCAAGAACGATCTGCTGTCGCGGCACCTGCCCGACGTGCGCGCGCTGTACCGCGCGCAATGCGACGCGATGCTCACCGCGCTGGAACGCGAAATGCCGGAAGGCGTGCGTTGGAACGCTCCGGCCGGTGGCATGTTCGTCTGGCTGACCTTGCCGGAAGCGATCGACGCCACCGCCTTGCTGCAAGCGGCCATCGTGGAACATGTCGCCTTCGTGCCCGGCGAGCCCTTCTATGCCGATGGACGCGCCGCACCGTTGGCATCGCGATCGATGCGCCTGTGTTTCTCGACCGTCCCGCCGGCACGGATCGACGAAGGCATCGCTATACTAGGCCGCCTGATCGCCGCCTGGCCCAAGGACCCGGCGGCCCAGCCTGTCCTCTAA
- a CDS encoding RidA family protein — MSQSAVYTRLEAAGITLPAANAPAAAYVMAAQSGNLVHLSGHIARKDGQPWVGRLGDELDTATGKAAARSVAIDLLATLHAHTGDLGRVSRIVKLVSLVHSASTFTEQHLVTNGASELMVEIFGDQGKHARSAFGVAQLPFGVCVEIEMIAELSAP; from the coding sequence ATGTCGCAATCCGCTGTCTATACCCGCCTGGAAGCCGCCGGTATCACGCTGCCGGCCGCAAACGCGCCGGCCGCCGCCTATGTCATGGCCGCGCAGTCGGGCAATCTGGTGCATCTCTCCGGGCATATCGCACGCAAGGACGGCCAACCCTGGGTCGGCCGCCTCGGCGATGAACTGGACACCGCCACCGGCAAAGCGGCAGCGCGCAGCGTAGCCATCGACCTGCTGGCGACGCTGCATGCCCATACCGGCGATCTCGGCCGCGTGTCGCGCATCGTCAAGCTCGTTAGCCTGGTGCATTCGGCGTCCACCTTTACGGAACAGCATCTGGTCACCAACGGCGCGTCGGAATTGATGGTCGAGATCTTCGGCGATCAGGGCAAGCATGCGCGCTCGGCATTCGGCGTCGCGCAATTACCCTTCGGCGTCTGCGTGGAAATCGAGATGATCGCGGAACTCAGCGCACCCTGA